The region CGGAGTAGTCCGGGTACTGGCCGGCGTGGCCGGATGGCCCGCCGAACTGCGGAAACGGAGTCGGCTCAACCGGGGTCGTGGTGTAGACCGGTGAAGGCGACGACCCCGCCGCCCATGCTGGCAGGGGGGACGGGGACGGGGGAAACCAGACCTGATGGATCGGTAACCCGGTAGTCGAGGCCGCGCCCGAGGTGGTCCCGGCTGATGAGGGCGCGGAGAAAGGCGGTGGACGCAGGCCCTGGGACGCCGTCGGCGGCGGCTGCTGGGCCGGCCATGCGGGGAACGGCGTCTGCTGAACCGGCCAGACGGTGGGCAGCGGCTGCTGCAGccaggaggcggccgaggtggccgGCGGCAAAGGCCAGAGGGGCGCCGCGGCCGGCGCTGGCCCGGATGCCAATCCCGCCTGGATCGGCCCGAACAGGGGCCCGCCGTACGCGGCCGCGCCCTGGTACGGTCCTGGTGGTGGCGCGAAGGGGCTCGCCCCGCCCCCGTACTGCGGCTGCTGCTGTAGGAGAAGACCAGGGGCGGCGATCAGGGCCGATGGCGGTTGAGCATAGGCCCCGGCCCCATATTGCTGGTGGAGCTGAAGCCCgtggacggcggtgacgaggtgatGTAGCGTGGCGGCGAGTTGCTCCGGAGACAAGGCGGCCAGCGGTGGTGGTGGAGATGCGCCCGGAGACGCCGGTGCAGGTGGTGCCAAGGAGGAGACGGGACACGCCAGCGAGGTCCCGGCGGATGCGGTCGGCGCGGTGATGCTTGGCGCCGTCGTCATGGGCGCGGTGgtgccgacgggcagcggcggcggtgatggcggcATCGACATGATCGCAACGTGGTctctgataccaaattggtaggactagGATTTCTACCGGCTCTACTGCGTAGGTTGTAGGGGCAAAGAGGAAGTGGGCGTGGCGAGGAGCGGGCCcgccggcggcagggcgccgtcgcggctagggttgagggcggcggcggctaggttgcggtggctagggtttccggctcctctAGGAGCCGGGCAACAAAAGATAATAATAGTCTTTATTGCTTGCATCCAAAAGAGTCTTACAATCTATATTTATATCCTAGATAACTTGTAGAAGAATCAATCCTGAGATAACTTGCCTAATCTGAATAAAACTAAGGTAACTTGCGGGCCTAAGCCTGCCTGTTGGGCCTGCGGCGGCCATAGACCTGGCCGGTCATAACAGTGTACATACTGGTGTAGTGTTATTTCAGAAAAATTATGCTACTTCGACTGAAACGAAATTCTGGTTTGTTGCCGTCCATTGAAGAAAATTAAGCAGAATCCACAGCATTTGCATCAAAATGCAAGAAATCCATCTGCCAAGGTGATCAAGAAATTCATCCGTGTTCTCGCAAAAAGAAAATAATCTGTGGAGATTATAAGGCAGCATAGCAGAGTGTAGATTGCATCCCGGAGCCAGAGATGAGAATAAATATGAGAAACGGTAGAACTCCATGATGATAGTACTATTCCGTGtttccacacacacaaaaaacagtcCTTCTACTTCAAGATGGCAACGGAGATGAAACCCACCGGGTTTTGCCTTCCCAAACTCATCTCCACGAAAAATTCGGAAGCCCGTCCCCTTCCCCGTCACCGTACGCGGGGCTAGCTTTTTACCCGTCCCCTAAACCCATATGGTTTTCTAAACCCACGGGAAAATCGGCATGTTTAAGCAAACATAAGGACTGAAGTTCTACCGCTTAGAACTAGAACTCTACCACTTGTGCTAAATGCTGATTCTAAGGCAACCGTGCTGACCGAAGTTGCAAAAATATCAGGCTCAAAGTTGGATAGAATGTTCCACCAACTTTTCACCAATCTAACACACTGAAGTTATCTTTGGACAATGAAACTAGCTCATCTTCCAAGTAATTAACAGTCTAGCTCAGATTTCATCCTAAAAGATGTTGGCTATTTTTGAGCAACACGTTCATTGAAGAGTGACATAAGGAATGGAGCTTGCAAAGAAGAGAATGAGCAAGATGGCtgtccatgatcatcatcactctCAAGATTGTACTCCTCGAATACGCTTATTGTAGTATTTTGACGGCAATGGTGGGTTTCGGGTTCGGGTATTGTTGAAACGGGTTTGAACCCGTGAAACGTGTCGGGTTTTATACTTTACCCAACAGCAGCCCCGCGGGGTTAAAAAGACGCTCATCCCCgtcccctaatagggtaaaaacccGCGGGGATGCGGGTTTCAAGGCCCCATTGCCATCTTTACTTCTACTCCGTGGAGATTATTAAAACATCTACAGTCGGACTTAGCAAATCCGACCTCGCAAATGCTCATGGACGCGTCCGCAGACAGTGATCGGTCAAGCCTCCACATCCGGATACCACAAATTAgaaacctcaaatccatattattacatgcaataGCGATCTTTGAGCGGAGCTTCATCCGTTTCCGCTCCCCGCTCGTCCGGCTCCGTCGCGGCCATGTCCGGCGGCCGGCTGCACCCCTCAAATGCCTGGGCGTGGCGGAGCGCAAGCAGGATGGCAATCTCCTCCTCGGGGTTGCGTGGGATGAGTTCGGAGTCGACGGATCTGAAGGTGAAGGACTCGGGTCAGCTGTCCGCCATGCTGGAGATGGCCGAATGGCGCCGGAGACGAGCCTGGGTGGCGGAGGGTAGTGGATgggagtggagtgaagtggctaggaTTTGGTTCGGTGAGCGGATGGggaggaatatatgtggggtcgggtgggccagcTTCGACCGGGTCCGACGTGGTAGGCCACGGCCGTGGCCTGCCCTTATCCACCCCATTTGGAATGGATACGAGGGATGCCAGTCAGCCCGGGCGTCCGAGGGCCGTTTGAGACGCCCGTCTGGGTCAAAATATATGATCGGGCAGTGACTGAACGCCCCACCCGGACGTATAAAGCGGGTTTGAAgtgcccggctgtagatgctcttaaggCATACTTAACACCTGGTGAGATCGCTGGTCATCCTGACGCGGACCCACACCATGGCGACATTCACAATTTGAACCCCAAACCATGGCAGGGCTCATCTCATCGACGTGTCACCAGCAACGTCAGGAGAGACTGGGGACGGAAGAACTGGCTTACTGGGATGACGTAAAACACGACAGTGGGTGACACAGGCCCCGGGAAGGTTTGTGTCGAGCGTAGTGTACTTCCCGTGTGGCGGTCTGCGAGCTCGAAGATGAAGGCAAGCTCAAGGTGATCGAGTTGAAGCTTCTGGGCAAAGACCGTGAGGATAGGACGTACGTACCACAGATATACAGTCACTAATTAACTCCCCTAACAATTTCAGACTGCGTTTGTTTTATGTGTGCTATGAATACTTTGCTTTTGAATGAATTGGTTTGTTTTTCACGCAAGACAGGATGGATGTGTAGTTGATGAAGACGTTGATGCCTGCATACAATATCTTAACTTTCACAAATAATTAGTACACCATCAAAGCACCAACTTTCCACACAAAAGACTAAATGCACAAGTCAAAGTGCACACATAATCATGCAAAACATAGCCATCTCCTAGCAAATCTTGTCTACAGGCAATGGACAAGGTAAGGTCTCTTTCGGCGAGGGGAGGAGCGACCAAGCAACGGTAACCTCCACCGCAGTTTCACCAAGATGACAGATACCTTTAGTTGCGCCGCACTTTTGTGGTGTGAAGAGGACATGACCGCCAGTAATTTCACCAGATGGTGCATATGCTTGAATCATAACTTTGAGCTTCCCTTCTAATTCTACAGAGACAACCTTTCTGGACAGCTCAAGACAACGGTGTTTCCCCATCGGCATTTTTCCACCTTTTGTGTCAAGCATCACAATTTCCTCGGGTTGCTCGTGAGGCAGCGAGAAGCATGCAACTCGGCCACCATGCGGAAAAGGTGATGAGTCCCTTTCAACAATCCGAACACGCGAGATTGTGGCCTGAATGGACTGCTTAAGTTGCTGAAAGCATAATTCTATCCCACAATGCATGTCGCCGACGAGATAGGTACCTAAACTTTCACCATTGTGGTGGTAAACTTTGCTGATCAATATCCTGTCCTCGGACTTGGCTGCGCCCTTTAGTTTCAGCTCTATCTCAATGTCAACAGGGTTCATAGACACAATTGCACGACATGGGCCAGTTAAGTGTAGAAAGCGATCCTGCAAGCATCATCAGTTGTCATGAACTAATCAACAGCGATAAAGATGTCAAGAAAAATAGTTGAATAGCCATACATACTTGCAGATTAAGGATTTGACAGCCATTTCTTGGACGAAGGAAGATTGGGTTACGACTGCTGTCCACGGTGTCTCGGGCAGCAACCACACCATACACCTTCAGGGGGCTCTCAATGTCGTGTATTTCTGCAACCTTAACAGAGTAGATCTGCAAGGTGCTCCCAATGATGGCATTTCTTGGCATACGGCCTGGTGTGCAGTGTGTAAAGAGCATGGAACTCGCTAACGCTGCATGCCAATGAAGCGTTAGTTAGAAATTAACAGCTACAAACTAAGCATGTGATCCCCTTTGCATTAACTTATCAGTTTGGCTACATACAAAGGAAAATCCCACCCCTAACTATAGAACAAATGTTGAAGAATGAATGGAGTGAAAAGTGCAATGGGAGCAAATAGAATAAGGCTTAAGAAAGAATAAGACTTAATATAATTTATAAGCACTAATTAAACTTGTGTTACCTATGTGGAATGTAGAGCTTTTAGTAAGTCTACAAATTCTGTATAAGTATCGAGTACTATTTTCCCGGCATTTGTCCTATATCATCACCTTATTTAAGTTCTCACATGGGTAGCTTTGCAATCTACAATGCTATTTACAAGTTCTCATGCCAACATTACTTTTCAGCTAGGAAAATACACGTTTCAAAATCTTTGATTACTGCTACCAAATGTAAACTAGTGATCTTAAGTTTCAGCTATAGTTAGACCTCAATCAAACAGACACTCCAATCTATATAATACCTGAACAACAAGTAGACTGACACCCACATGTTCAGAAAACAAGGCATGGGCAACCacagggttgttgttgttgttgttttgcttTTCTGTTCCTTTAATAAAGAGAGTATCGCGATGTAATAGAATAGTACATAATGTACAGTCAGATTGGCATGGTGACCTTTCTTTATTTTCTTAACACTAACTGTGAAATTGATTGAGATTGAGATCCTTCTCTTTTTCCTTCAAATTCACAAATTCTCTTTTTTGAGTTTGTATGTATCTATTGTTGCAGAGTACATCAGTCCACAGGGGCTGATGTTTAGAAAATTCTGCTTTTTCTCTATAAATGTCATACTGTGTAGTCATCCAGCTTCCATTGCTCTTTGTTCCCATTGGACGGTGGCTCCCTGGGAGCGGATGACTGAGTTTAGTCCTACTATTACGTGTGAGGCTGTTGTATGTAAAAGGATGAAGTAATAATTGAATCTTCAGTAAGATCATGGTTTCACAGGTAATCTTCCATAAACATTGCTAGACAAAACGTTCCTAAAGTTAGCAATAACGGGTTTCAGTGGCGGGCCTAGGAGTGTGTATGTGGAGTGCCCCAGCAGGGCCTGTCCGCGTGTGATTTTTGGAGGTCGTGGATAATGAACAAACACGGTGAAGGTTCAGTAAGGCGGCGCCTGATTTGATGTGATGCAGGAAAACTGTGCAGCTCAATCTAATTTTTGCTACCTCAACAATAATTTCCACAATAATATGTCGTCGTGTCCCTAAACTTATTTCAGTCAACTCTCTTCCAGACTTTTTTGTGTGTATGGATCTTTTCGCTAAGTGTAAGACAATATGCGTGTCTTATTTCATTTAATTTAAGGCTAAGTGTGATGAGTTTACAGTAGCCAATTTCTTTGTTATAATGAATTTTGGAAGgtagaaaaaataataatatacTCTATATTAGATCGAGTCAATTGAATATAGATCAAGTATTTATATCTGCAATGCAAACATTCTCTAGTTATTGAACGAAGGGTTCAGAGGTTATAGAATGGATGTAATTATATTTGCTTGCATAGTGAAAAGTGCAGTTTGAGCAAGTAGAAAAACAAACGAACTGTAAACACGATCATAGTGAAAAGCATGTGTGCAGTTGTTTACTTACTCATGTCCTCAAAACTCCTCGCAGGGCGCCATAACGACTCCCAGCAGCTACGGTAGGCATCCAATCCCTCGACCACCATCCCGACTGCTATTGATTCAGATTTTGTTTCTTCATCCTTGCTCACCTCCTCCTCATCAACCTTCAGCTCCATCGATCTCAGTTTGCAACCAAGATCATCCCTGCTGATCTCCTCCTCCTCAGCCTTCACCTCCATCGATCTCAGTTTTCTGTCAAGCTCCGGTTCCAGCCTCCGAAGCATATCGATACTTGCAGAGATTGATTGCATTTTGGAGAGAAGGGCGAGATCATGCTCGTATCTTGGGAAGTGTTCCCACAGATCACGGATCACCTCGCAGCACGAATCTAATGGGCAAACGGGCTTCTCTTCCTGTTCCGccatcttttcttttccccggAGTGCAAATTCTGCCACCATCGAACTAGAAATCTCTCCGGCGAGAGTGTCGAGCAGAGTGCCCAGATCTTCGATTCCCTCGCTCTCTGTGATTCTTTACCCTGGTTTTCAACGCCCTCTGTGAGGAGCAGCTTCAGCGTTTCTGAGGAGATGCCCGTGCGCTTTCCTGATATGATCCCCTTGCGTTTCCCGGATCCGACCCCCTTCCGCTTCCCGGATCCTATCCGCCTCACGGTTGATTCCTAATCGAAGTCGAACACCCCCATGATCAGCTCTCCGGATCCGGATAGGAGCCCTTCGGCAGAAGCAACTTCAGCTTTCCTGAGGGGAAGGCATTGTGCTTCCCTGATCCGATCCCCATGACCTCCACGCTTCCTATCGGCTCCACCTCGGATCGGTTGCCAGTTCTTAGCGGATCCATCACACAAGGGCAGCGAGCActcttctttctcttcttcacCGCCGCTGCGCTTTTTTTTTTTTTGGATCCTTGGGCGATCGATCGCCAGAAGAGTTCCCATCGACCCGGAAAAGGGTCGATCCTGGTCCATTATGGAGCACGTAGGAAAACaatgggctaggcccaaatagcaGTTTTTCCCAAAAAAAAAATGCCATTAGCAAATAATGGGAAAAAACTCGTACAGGAAAAATATAGTTTACAACTGACATGgtctgttttataaaaaaaatgccatGCTGTActttataaaatatatttttacaCAAGTCCAATAAATTTGCCATGGCCCAAACACTTTTTTTTGTAAAAAGAAAAATGTCCCCTCTTAATAATAAAAATCCCATTCTatcttaataataataataataataataataatttccaTCTTATTAATAATAAATTTTCACGTTATTAATTATTAAAACTCCATGctcttaataataaaattaataataAATTGCCATGTGAGAAAGTAAAAAAAACGAAAATTGCCATGAATAAGTGATAAATTTCCCAAAAAAATTCAATGGGGCATTGAAAAGGACCTAAAAATTGCCATGTTTTGGAAGACAGAACATGTCATGGTTAAAAGTAAAAAAATATTTTGCACGCTACCCATAATGAAAAAAAATGTACATGCCAAGTTTAGAAGAAAAAACCTATTTAACAATAGATTTTTTTctttgaaaaatgaaaaaaaatatccgTATTTTTGGAAAAACAATTCAAATGAACAATCAAATTTAAAACCAAAAATAGCTTTCAAAAATCCAAATTTTGTAGTTTATGCCCAAGTGTTAACAACCCTCCACTTTAGTCGAGATAAGTGCCCCTGTCTCGTAGGCAGGAGGTCGGGAGTTCGAACCCATCCATGCGCGCCTTGGTCCTGCACTTTTTGGAGAAAACAAAAATTAAAATGTTCGCCAGGAACCGAGAAACGACGAACAGCTCCAGTTGATCGGCCTTGCGCCAAGATACGTGCAATGGCGGGGAAGGCGTTCGCTGGGGTTGACCTCCTCGCGACCTTTCGTCGGTTATCACATCCGGGTTTTTTAGCTAGAGTTAAGGGATTCTATGGTACTTCTTCTGTTTTTGTTGTCCGCATATaaaatttgtctgaagtcaaacttcataaagtatgACGAACTTTAAATAGAAGAAGGTATCAACATTGACAATATAGTATTCTAGATATTCTTCTTTTTttatataaagttggtcaaactttttaTAGTTCGACTTCAGATAaatcttcatagatgaagtaaaaaGAAACTAAGGGAGTACAGGCAAACGAGACACAAGTGTTAATTTAATCGATAACTCTCAATTTAATTATTTTATGGGAacccattttcaaaaaaaaaaacatctTCTGTGAGATGCTAACCGTCGGTTGTGTGATAATTCTAGAAGATTGACCACTCGTTGGATGGAGCGCGGGACAACTATCGGATCTCTCTCCAATGAGCCGTTGAGGTGCGCCAGCCTTTGCAACAATGCTCATGTTGCGCTTGGCGCTTTGCAACACGAGCTCTCTTACACTCCCTGCCAAACCTTGTTTTCCTTTTGTTTCACACCATGCGACGATCATCGGATCATTGCAACACGGACAATGTTGCGGTCATCCATTTCTACACGGACCATGTTGCGGTCATCTCGGCTTGTGTGACTGGGGCCAACAACGGCTTGTCGCAACTCCACCTCTTGCAACACGACACGTGTTGCAGCATTGGCAGTGAGCGGTGGCCGCCCACCTTAATTGCAACACCGATGCCCTACATGCCTGCCATGGCAGCACATGCAGTGAGTGAGAACNNNNNNNNNNNNNNNNNNNNNNNNNNNNNNNNNNNNNNNNNNNNNNNNNNNNNNNNNNNNNNNNNNNNNNNNNNNNNNNNNNNNNNNNNNNNNNNNNNNNNNNNNNNNNNNNNNNNNNNNNNNNNNNNNNNNNNNNNNNNNNNNNNNNNNNNNNNNNNNNNNNNNNNNNNNNNNNNNNNNNNNNNNNNNNNNNNNNNNNNNNNNNNNNNNNNNNNNNNNNNNNNNNNNNNNNNNNNNNNNNNNNNNNNNNNNNCCTCCCTCCTTGCAGCGCCGGTACCTGCAAACATCATGTGTAGATCTAACCCAGCACCAGCGACGAGCTGCGTTCGGCGGCAGCCCCGGGACCTTGCAGCAAGCCATGGATCTGCCCCAAGTCATCCTAATTTGAAGTTTAGTGGCCCGTTTAGATGACTGGAGTAACACTAGACAATTTGTATGACACGACCGAACTACGTGTGTAGCATGACTGATTAACAACAAGCACGTCAAGGTGGCCGAGAAATGTAATTATTCACGATACAGAAAATGACAGTAGAGTAGAATAACAAGGGTCTTGTGAGAGTTCTTTCAACTGAACCACAATCACAGGGAGAAACCAGCATCAATTCTAGCAACATCAATTGGCAGAAATAACAAgcaaagaactccaagaaacaataaAGCAGTTAAGATATAACAACCGTACGTGCATAAGTAGGCCAGTTATTTGTCTCCAGATAGAAGTGCTAGTTGCAGACAAGCTTAGAATGCAACATAGGCCAGAGGTTTAGATAACATAATACAAATCCTACCAAAGACTAATAAACAGACCAATCCATTTCTCTCAACAGAGAGGGGTGTAGAGCTGGACACATCCCAAATGGGTCCACATGGCCACTTGCCTGGATAGTCACATCATCGTCAACCATTAGAGACCAAGCCACTGTAACCTCGACCTCCATCTCCCCAAGGACAATTCTCTCTTTACTAAAATTGCACTTCTTGGGTGTAAAATGAACATCACCACATATGTCACCACATGACGAGTAGGCCTTGATACAAACAATCAATTCTCCTCTTAATTCAGCAGAAACAACATTCCTCTGCAGATCAATATAACCATGCTCATCTGTAAACCTTCTCCCATCAACTGAATCAAGCAACACAATTTGCCTAGATGAGGGCCAATTGACTTCATGTACACCACGAGGCAGCGAGGAGCAGACAATTCGGCCGCCATGTGGAAAAGGCGGTGATCCATGTTCAACGACATGAACATCCAAGATAGTTGCCTGGACTGACCCCTTAAATCGCTCAACGCAAAGCTCCATCTTGCAAAAGTGGTTGCTGACATTCAGGGTAGAAAACCGACCACCAGCATTCGCATCATGAGACAATATATCACTGATGAATGTTCTATCTTCAGACTCTGCTCTGCCCTTCAATTTTAGTTGGATTTCAAAAGAAACAGTGTCTTCACACAAAATTGCACGAGTTGGGCCAGTCAAGCGCAAAAAGGGATCCTACAACCATTGTCATTTGTCACTTACTGATCAACgaagcaacaacaacaagaacaaaaatTATACCATGCATACCTGTTGAGTGATGCACTGCCACTCATCTCTTGGACAAAGGAACAGAGGGTTTCGGCAGCTGTCCACGGTGTCTCGGGCTGCAACAATTCCATAAACCACTAGTGGCCACTCGAG is a window of Triticum dicoccoides isolate Atlit2015 ecotype Zavitan chromosome 2B, WEW_v2.0, whole genome shotgun sequence DNA encoding:
- the LOC119361284 gene encoding uncharacterized protein LOC119361284 gives rise to the protein MVAEFALRGKEKMAEQEEKPVCPLDSCCEVIRDLWEHFPRYEHDLALLSKMQSISASIDMLRRLEPELDRKLRSMEVKAEEEEISRDDLGCKLRSMELKVDEEEVSKDEETKSESIAVGMVVEGLDAYRSCWESLWRPARSFEDMTLASSMLFTHCTPGRMPRNAIIGSTLQIYSVKVAEIHDIESPLKVYGVVAARDTVDSSRNPIFLRPRNGCQILNLQDRFLHLTGPCRAIVSMNPVDIEIELKLKGAAKSEDRILISKVYHHNGESLGTYLVGDMHCGIELCFQQLKQSIQATISRVRIVERDSSPFPHGGRVACFSLPHEQPEEIVMLDTKGGKMPMGKHRCLELSRKVVSVELEGKLKVMIQAYAPSGEITGGHVLFTPQKCGATKGICHLGETAVEVTVAWSLLPSPKETLPCPLPVDKIC